One Natator depressus isolate rNatDep1 chromosome 6, rNatDep2.hap1, whole genome shotgun sequence DNA window includes the following coding sequences:
- the LOC141989275 gene encoding interferon-induced very large GTPase 1-like: MATGDKYRILCTKRKELIQLIQRDPDNILDELLALSIITEEEYNSFNQKEDIVIKIRKLLIHIQKKGESTCQQFLECLEILFPGTNQNLQPSGHAVSQGSKGDTREELEERTEGEPPGEWRREKGGAAALSNGWRKESSPYGYSQGSSSMENEPKNLGGTVFSEKEDVEVVRILFSFCFTEKNNAFQGLLSQLNLQEYQSTKLRLQHVLEIGSESIENWTPQMLGDLPWHFLRKLMTLNGTARNTSLVHRAYDDEGGSEEAQIAGGDVFSFSDTDIRESLHPLDVLCAVLLCSDSFLQQEILSKMSMCQFALPLLLPPINTPKCTLLLWAMRDIVRKWRPHSLAESRGFREESLVLTAMPTISFVRLGSCSFSKSKLLNEVLSPSQQHHDFFIHRDMDSGNVPREIADGLVEISWYFPAGRENSDLFPEPVAATNLRGDIESHWLQFSFLTVVSSAVFTVTESISERQYTLLSSLQGSATKYYFILNCKNGNPKETLGFLNKLAPVLNLSKSQLLKKDSTTNNAGFVQKLKYTIKSITSSPPERMNLEAMAVTARELGIQVDEDRKECQSASKRAREITVEIKDVAKYKREMLRLQGDLWEKLAKVEKELCRMRRQGETATEDYKSQLREELLELRRQQNQCDLTDGLIKFINGIEQLPLMEKHYFLKWMKFSLDHIARDNLFKLRDQYKGESKMAGDDPQALTMLDKLISTTSLGVEHFMRELGQFYEAECSMVKEGDKAECQRHFIHLPGIAADLMLEGFPMELLDGDSSNIPLHWVTDVLTELHAKLGGRSRMVVLTVLGVQSTGKSTLLNTMFGLQFAVSSGRCTRGAFMMLIKVAENFQQELGCDFILVIDTEGLKAPELALLEDSYQHDNELATLVIELSDITIVNMAMENATEMKDILQIAVHAFLRMEEIGQKANCQFVHQNVSDVSAHEQNMRDRKHLLEQLNEMTKAAARMEKQCKKVKCSCIMDYDAEKHNWYIPGLWHGVPPMAPVNMGYSERVCELKKYLLDFIKKQSRNRAPKDIPQFVKWVESLWNAVKHENFIFSFRNSLVAEAYNQLSMKYSEWEWHFRKEIHLWVSEKETVIQNQTSEKLQASALSMLKNEAQEKLQHEKQKVLDNLQDYFESGVSNLHLIEKYREDFIRSANSLKNELESYSEHKCEVAIRIRKGQHKTENIQTSYMQIIEGKVDRVLDECRNKKHKLEHEELKSEFENMWRETLSELKFSSLQKREVYREMESQLRKDLANRGSAVRQKLQDLGSLLFHGINNFRMKNKYIDTAWIKTMKQLLSTGECETTVHAEELAKSLIEEGKRYSEEKVNSKVDYDEIHCRELLNMINERLQQEDVKKLGTTACFEVDLKIHILGEAAWRFQKMHEDFIQQNDPQCRLEKLKPQYFSTFTDLYLEKDENQTRARDFCYQCLKPALVDYINKRLGIEIVDDILNKAESIEYGSRTFFQFTVQKKLLEEMNFDNYVKYMKNYEEFVKTWIQRRMMDHYRETKRLGELEKKILSTIVKKVREVLESSKNGKNTTVLAFLNNFCEALQQDLVISKDNLLGIQFKNTAKTGQFCANIQTFLLDLEQEILLQFGGLDIQAKLSNLSLKPQDEIFKQVFGCGKQCPFCKVPCEAGGSDHKEHFASVHRPQGLCGYRYLDTQKLVYDICSSEVVSENSFRNSDTKGKRHPYKDYRIYYPDWRIQPDPSIEASDYWKFIFQKFNHQLANSYNANPADLPRDWGKITETRAQEGLKEVFNMK; the protein is encoded by the exons CTGTTTCCCAGGGCTCTAAGGGAGACACCAgagaagagctggaggagaggacagAAGGTGAGCCACCAGGGGAATGGcgaagggaaaagggaggagcagcagcactcTCCAATGGATGGAGAAAAGAG AGCTCTCCATATGGCTATTCTCAGG GATCTTCAAGTATGGAGAATGAACCCAAGAATTTAGGAGGCACTGTATTCTCAGAAAAAGAAGATGTTGAAG TCGTGAGAAtcctattttcattttgttttacagaGAAAAATAACGCTTTTCAAGGACTCCTTTCTCAGCTAAACCTGCAGGAATACCAAAGCACAAAACTCAGGCTGCAGCATGTCCTGGAAATTGGCTCAGAAAGTATAGAAAACTGGACTCCTCAGATGTTAGGGGATTTACCGTGgcatttcctgaggaaactaatGACTCTGAATGGGACAGCCAGAAACACAAGCCTTGTGCATAGAGCATATGATGATGAAGGAGGCAGTGAGGAGGCACAGATTGCAGGTGGAGATGTTTTTAGTTTTAGTGACACTGACATCAGAGAGTCTCTACATCCCCTCGATGTTCTCTGTGCCGTTCTGCTTTGCTCCGACAGTTTCCTACAGCAGGAGATCCTGTCCAAAATGTCCATGTGCCAGTttgccctccctctgctgctaccTCCCATCAACACCCCCAAGTGCACCCTACTGCTGTGGGCCATGAGGGACATTGTGAGGAAGTGGAGGCCGCACTCCCTGGCAGagagcagagggttcagagaggagagCCTGGTGCTCACAGCAATGCCAACCATTTCCTTTGTGcggctggggagctgcagcttctccaagtCCAAACTCCTCAATGAggttctcagcccctcccagcagcaccacGATTTCTTTATCCATCGGGACATGGACTCTGGGAATGTCCCTCGGGAAATCGCAGATGGGCTGGTTGAGATTTCCTGGtatttccctgctgggagggagaaTTCAGATCTTTTCCCAGAACCCGTTGCAGCTACAAATCTGCGTGGAGACATTGAAtctcactggctgcagttcagctTTTTAACAGTGGTCTCCTCAGCAGTGTTCACAGTTACTGAGAGCATCAGTGAGAGACAATACACGCTGTTATCATCCCTGCAGGGATCAGCCACTAAATACTACTTCATCCTCAACTGCAAGAATGGAAATCCCAAGGAAACATTGGGATTCCTTAATAAGTTGGCTCCAGTGCTGAATCTGAGCAAATCGCAACTGCTGAAGAAAGACAGCACCACAAATAATGCAGGATTtgttcaaaaactgaaatatacaATAAAAAGCATAACAAGTTCACCTCCCGAGAGAATGAATTTGGAAGCCATGGCTGTGACTGCACGTGAACTAGGAATCCAGGTAGATGAGGACCGTAAGGAATGCCAGAGTGCAAGCAAGCGGGCGAGAGAAATCACTGTGGAAATAAAAGATGTGGCAAAGTACAAGAGGGAAATGCTGAGACTGCAGGGGGATCTCTGGGAAAAATTGGCTAAAGTGGAAAAAGAACTGTGCAGAATGAGAAGGCAAGGGGAGACTGCCACTGAAGACTATAAATCTCAACTGAGAGAGGAACTGTTGGAATTACGTAGACAGCAGAATCAATGTGACCTTACTGATGGATTGATTAAATTTATTAATGGAATAGAACAATTGCCTTTAATGGAGAAACATTACTTCCTGAAATGGATGAAGTTTAGCCTGGATCACATTGCTCGAGATAATCTTTTTAAACTACGGGATCAATATAAAGGGGAAAGTAAAATGGCAGGAGATGACCCACAAGCACTAACTATGCTGGATAAATTAATATCTACCACTTCCTTAGGGGTTGAGCATTTCATGCGTGAGTTGGGGCAGTTCTATGAAGCTGAATGCTCAATGGTTAAAGAAGGAGACAAGGCAGAATGCCAAAGACATTTCATCCATCTCCCAGGCATAGCAGCTGACCTGATGCTGGAAGGGTTTCCTATGGAACTGTTAGATGGAGATTCATCCAACATCCCACTGCATTGGGTGACAGATGTTCTGACTGAGCTCCATGCCAAGCTGGGGGGAAGGTCCAGAATGGTGGTTCTGACGGTGCTGGGAGTACAGAGCACTGGGAAATCCACCCTCCTCAACACCATGTTCGGCCTGCAGTTTGCAGTGAGCAGTGGCCGATGTACGCGGGGAGCCTTCATGATGCTCATTAAAGTGGCAGAGAACTTTCAGCAGGAACTGGGCTGTGACTTCATCCTGGTGATAGACACAGAAGGCTTGAAAGCCCCTGAACTGGCCCTGCTGGAGGATAGTTATCAACATGACAATGAGCTGGCCACACTGGTGATTGAGTTAAGTGACATAACCATCGTTAACATGGCCATGGAGAATGCCACTGAAATGAAGGATATTCTGCAAATTGCGGTCCATGCCTTTCTCAGAATGGAGGAAATAGGGCAAAAAGCCAACTGCCAATTTGTGCATCAGAATGTCAGTGATGTGTCTGCGCATGAACAAAACATGAGGGACAGGAAGCACCTCCTAGAGCAGCTGAATGAAATGACCAAAGCTGCAGCTAGGAtggaaaaacaatgtaaaaaagtGAAATGTTCATGTATTATGGACTATGATGCAGAGAAACACAACTGGTACATCCCTGGGCTGTGGCATGGAGTCCCTCCCATGGCTCCAGTGAACATGGGATACAGTGAGAGGGTGTGTGAGCTAAAGAAATACCTGCTTGATTTTATAAAGAAACAGTCACGTAATAGAGCCCCTAAGGACATTCCCCAGTTTGTCAAATGGGTGGAGAGCCTGTGGAATGCTGTAAAACACGAGAACTTCATCTTCAGTTTCAGAAACAGCCTTGTAGCTGAAGCCTATAACCAGCTGTCTATGAAGTATTCCGAGTGGGAGTGGCATTTCCGCAAAGAGATACATCTCTGGGTATCTGAAAAGGAAACTGTCATTCAGAATCAGACATCAGAGAAACTACAGGCTAGTGCCTTATCCATGTTGAAAAATGAGGCACAGGAAAAACTGCAGCACGAGAAACAAAAAGTTTTGGATAATTTACAAGATTATTTTGAAAGTGGAGTTTCGAATCTGCACCTGatagaaaagtacagagaagattTTATCAGGAGTGCAAACAGCCTCAAAAACGAACTTGAGAGCTACTCCGAGCACAAGTGCGAGGTAGCAATTCGAATTCGAAAAGGCCAGCACAAGACAGAAAACATCCAGACCTCATACATGCAGATAATTGAAGGGAAAGTTGACAGGGTCTTGGATGAATGTAGGAATAAAAAACATAAACTAGAGCATGAggaactgaaatcagaatttgaaAACATGTGGAGAGAAACACTGTCAGAGTTGAAGTTCAGCAGCTTACAGAAACGTGAAGTTTATCGAGAGATGGAGTCCCAGTTGAGAAAGGACCTGGCAAATCGAGGGAGTGCCGTCAGGCAGAAGCTACAGGATTTAGGTAGTTTGTTGTTTCATGGAATTAacaatttcagaatgaaaaacaagTACATAGATACAGCATGGATCAAAACTATGAAACAACTCTTGTCCACAGGGGAATGTGAAACAACTGTTCACGCAGAAGAACTTGCTAAATCCTTAATAGAAGAGGGTAAAAGATACTCGGAAGAAAAGGTAAATTCCAAAGTGGACTACGATGAAATCCATTGCAGGGAACTGCTGAACATGATCAATGAGAGGCTCCAACAGGAGGATGTTAAAAAACTCGGCACTACTGCTTGCTTTGAAGTTGACCTGAAAATTCATATTTTGGGGGAGGCGGCTTGGAGATTTCAGAAGATGCATGAAGATTTTATCCAACAAAATGATCCTCAGTGTCGTCTAGAGAAGCTGAAACCTCAGTATTTCTCCACCTTTACTGACCTGTATTTGGAAAAAGATGAGAACCAAACAAGGGCCAGGGATTTCTGTTATCAGTGTCTCAAACCTGCCTTGGTGGATTATATCAACAAAAGGCTAGGAATAGAGATAGTAGATGACATTCTCAACAAGGCAGAGTCCATTGAATATGGCAGCCGGACCTTTTTCCAGTTCACTGTACAGAAAAAGCTTCTGGAGGAGATGAACTTTGATAACTATGTGAAATATATGAAAAACTATGAAGAATTTGTCAAAACCTGGATTCAGAGACGGATGATGGATCATTACAGGGAGACTAAGCGTCTGGGAGAGTTGGAGAAAAAGATTCTATCTACAATAGTAAAGAAAGTGAGGGAAGTTCTGGAAAGctccaaaaatggaaaaaataccaCAGTCTTagcatttttaaacaacttttgtGAAGCGCTGCAGCAGGACCTAGTCATTTCCAAGGACAACTTACTTGGGATCCAgtttaaaaacacagcaaaaacaGGCCAGTTTTGTGCTAATATTCAAACTTTTCTTCTGGATCTGGAACAAGAAATCTTACTCCAATTTGGTGGTTTGGATATTCAGGCCAAACTCTCCAATCTGTCATTAAAACCCCAGGATGAGATCTTCAAGCAAGTGtttggctgtgggaagcagtgtccATTTTGTAAAGTCCCCTGTGAAGCAGGAGGCAGTGACCACAAGGAGCATTTTGCATCTGTGCATCGGCCACAAGGATTATGCGGTTACAGGTATCTTGATACACAAAAACTTGTCTATGATATATGCTCATCTGAAGTGGTTTCTGAGAACTCATTCCGAAATTCAGACACAAAAGGGAAACGTCATCCCTACAAAGATTATCGCATCTATTACCCAGACTGGCGCATTCAGCCAGATCCCAGCATTGAGGCTTCTGATTACTGGaagtttatttttcagaagttcaATCACCAGTTAGCTAACAGTTATAATGCTAACCCAGCAGATCTCCCAAGAGACTGgggaaaaataactgaaactcGGGCACAGGAAGGCCTAAAAGAAGTCTTTAACATGAAATAA